From Candidatus Sphingomonas colombiensis, one genomic window encodes:
- a CDS encoding sterol desaturase family protein codes for MPLAILLSALAMTAIVGVRYLLSSGAFALATRIRHPGLYRGLDPQMRREITWSLASAAIYGVPAGVVAWGWQNRGWTRIYTDLHAFPLWYLPLSVLLYLAAHDTWFYWTHRWMHLPGPFRVAHAVHHASRPPTAWAAMAFHPIEAITGAVAIPLLVFLIPIHVAGLGLVLTIMTVMGVTNHMGWEIFPRFMWRGKLGGWLITASHHQRHHERYGCNYGLYFRFWDRLCGTDGGIGDFARAHDRARRATAGADAGGHDADRRSPGSAA; via the coding sequence ATGCCGCTCGCCATCCTCCTCTCCGCGCTCGCCATGACCGCGATCGTCGGCGTGCGTTACCTGTTGTCGAGCGGTGCCTTCGCCCTCGCCACGCGGATACGGCATCCCGGCCTCTATCGCGGGCTGGATCCGCAGATGCGGCGCGAGATCACGTGGAGCCTCGCCTCCGCCGCCATTTATGGTGTCCCCGCCGGCGTGGTGGCGTGGGGCTGGCAGAATCGCGGCTGGACGCGGATCTACACCGATCTGCACGCCTTTCCCTTATGGTATCTGCCGCTGTCGGTGCTGCTCTACCTCGCGGCGCACGACACATGGTTCTACTGGACGCACCGCTGGATGCATTTGCCCGGCCCGTTCCGGGTGGCGCATGCCGTCCATCACGCCAGCCGACCACCGACCGCCTGGGCCGCGATGGCATTCCACCCGATCGAGGCGATCACCGGCGCTGTGGCAATTCCGCTACTGGTGTTCCTCATTCCGATCCATGTCGCGGGGCTTGGGCTGGTGCTGACGATCATGACGGTTATGGGGGTGACCAACCACATGGGGTGGGAGATTTTCCCGCGCTTCATGTGGCGCGGGAAACTGGGCGGCTGGCTGATAACGGCGAGCCACCACCAGCGCCACCACGAGCGGTACGGATGCAATTATGGCCTTTATTTCCGCTTCTGGGATCGGCTCTGCGGCACCGATGGCGGGATCGGGGACTTTGCCCGCGCGCATGATCGCGCGCGCCGCGCCACGGCTGGCGCTGATGCTGGCGGGCATGATGCTGATCGGCGCAGCCCCGGTAGCGCCGCTTGA
- a CDS encoding phytoene/squalene synthase family protein, giving the protein MNPAAPDRPTVVATARESIARGSKSFALASRLFDPITRERAWLLYSWCRRCDDLIDGQDHGHDMSVVADPLARVEMVERLTTAALAGEPTGDAAFEALRIVAAETALPPRFAHDLVAGFRLDAENWRPRSEDDLYRYCYHVAGAVGCMMAVVMGVAPDDQDTLDRACDLGMAFQLANIARDVAEDDRVGRCYLPVEWLVEMDIPPGQHMKPPFRERLVVLVRRLTDRAALHEASARVGATRLPLRSRWAVLAAAGIYGDIAREVAERGGRAWDGRVSTGKLAKLAQVARAGIEALGVAPDAPRAPMLWTRPR; this is encoded by the coding sequence CTGAATCCCGCCGCGCCTGATCGACCCACGGTCGTTGCGACGGCGCGGGAATCGATTGCGCGCGGATCGAAGAGCTTCGCGCTGGCAAGCCGGTTGTTCGATCCGATCACGCGTGAGCGGGCGTGGCTGCTCTATTCATGGTGTCGGCGCTGCGATGATCTGATCGACGGGCAGGATCACGGCCATGACATGAGCGTGGTCGCCGATCCGCTGGCGCGGGTGGAAATGGTCGAGCGGCTGACGACAGCGGCGCTGGCGGGTGAGCCGACGGGCGACGCGGCGTTCGAGGCGCTGCGCATCGTTGCCGCGGAAACCGCGCTACCGCCACGTTTCGCGCACGATCTCGTCGCCGGTTTTCGGCTCGACGCGGAGAATTGGCGACCGCGCAGCGAGGATGACCTCTATCGTTATTGCTATCACGTCGCCGGCGCGGTCGGCTGCATGATGGCGGTGGTGATGGGGGTGGCGCCTGATGACCAGGATACACTCGATCGCGCGTGCGATCTCGGCATGGCCTTCCAGCTTGCCAATATCGCGCGCGATGTGGCGGAGGATGATCGCGTCGGCCGTTGTTATCTGCCGGTCGAATGGCTGGTGGAGATGGATATTCCGCCGGGCCAACACATGAAGCCGCCGTTTCGTGAGCGGCTGGTGGTGCTGGTCCGCCGGTTGACCGACCGCGCCGCACTGCATGAGGCAAGCGCGCGCGTCGGCGCGACGCGGTTGCCGCTGCGCTCGCGCTGGGCGGTGCTGGCGGCGGCGGGCATTTATGGCGACATCGCGCGGGAAGTGGCGGAGCGCGGCGGCCGCGCTTGGGACGGGCGCGTTTCGACCGGCAAGTTGGCGAAGCTCGCGCAGGTCGCTCGCGCCGGGATCGAGGCGTTGGGTGTGGCCCCCGATGCGCCGCGCGCGCCGATGCTGTGGACGCGCCCAAGATAA
- a CDS encoding glycosyltransferase: MAVFKMDRAKHIFTYAESLEGGGVERAQLRLARGWIEAGRRVTLAIGCPEGPLAAEIPPGLEVIRLGGPTYRSLFAVPGIVRKTKPDIIFCPGSYYTSIALWTRLRLAGSCPPIVSKVSNAMRRDDHPPLIAAGHSVWLRTHPWFLDRIVAMTDASVGEVLKTTRIDASRVAIIANPPALPLPGSTIAGLPPRYILGVGRLVRQKRWDRLLDAMPRLAEKLPLVILGEGEERAAIEARARALGVDLRLLGHAPDPLLAMRSAKVLALTSDYEGVPGVLREALSVGTPVVTTDSSPAVAEIVTSPELGTIVSTQDTDGLVRALDQWVMASAQRPAPVAPPGADSALRYLELFDALMSGAPVPASLPGMLGAPGKPLPQPEAAATGPAAP, from the coding sequence ATGGCAGTGTTCAAGATGGATCGCGCGAAACACATCTTCACTTATGCCGAGTCGCTGGAAGGCGGCGGGGTGGAACGGGCGCAGCTCCGGCTGGCGCGGGGCTGGATCGAGGCCGGGCGCCGCGTGACGCTCGCGATCGGCTGCCCGGAAGGGCCGCTCGCCGCAGAGATACCACCGGGCCTGGAGGTGATTCGACTGGGCGGCCCGACATATCGCTCGCTATTTGCGGTTCCTGGTATCGTGCGGAAAACAAAGCCAGATATCATATTCTGCCCTGGTTCTTACTACACCAGCATCGCGCTTTGGACACGATTGAGGCTCGCCGGTTCGTGCCCGCCGATCGTCAGCAAGGTATCGAATGCGATGCGGCGCGACGATCATCCGCCGCTGATCGCGGCCGGCCATTCGGTATGGCTTCGCACCCATCCGTGGTTCCTCGATCGCATCGTGGCGATGACCGACGCGAGCGTCGGGGAGGTATTGAAAACGACGCGAATCGATGCGTCGCGGGTCGCGATAATCGCGAATCCGCCCGCTTTGCCGCTGCCGGGCTCGACAATCGCGGGTTTGCCGCCTCGGTACATCCTGGGAGTAGGGCGGCTCGTCCGACAAAAAAGATGGGATCGGCTGCTGGATGCGATGCCCCGGCTCGCCGAAAAGTTGCCGCTGGTCATTCTTGGCGAAGGTGAGGAACGCGCCGCGATCGAGGCGCGCGCGCGGGCGCTCGGCGTCGACCTGCGGCTGCTCGGCCATGCCCCCGATCCGCTGCTGGCGATGCGCTCCGCCAAGGTGCTGGCGCTGACTTCCGACTATGAGGGCGTGCCCGGCGTGCTGCGCGAGGCGCTGTCGGTCGGCACGCCGGTCGTCACCACCGATTCGTCGCCGGCGGTGGCGGAGATCGTTACGTCGCCCGAATTGGGCACGATCGTGTCGACGCAAGATACCGACGGGCTGGTCCGGGCGCTCGATCAATGGGTGATGGCCAGCGCGCAACGCCCCGCGCCCGTCGCGCCGCCGGGGGCGGATTCCGCGCTGCGCTATCTGGAGCTGTTCGATGCGCTCATGTCGGGCGCACCCGTTCCGGCGTCGCTGCCTGGAATGCTGGGAGCGCCTGGCAAGCCGCTTCCGCAGCCAGAAGCCGCGGCCACGGGTCCAGCGGCACCTTGA
- a CDS encoding GNAT family N-acetyltransferase — protein sequence MPFLIRRAVAEDASALTALMHASAAYSGRYASILDGYALTPDQVARDRVFLAVGENVVAGFYSLTLVGEPELDLMFIADSAQGNGLGALLFDHMKEEARRMAVKTIRIVSHPPSAGFYKRMGAIAAGVYPPTAKAPWERPILRLVV from the coding sequence ATGCCCTTCCTGATCCGTCGCGCCGTCGCCGAGGATGCCAGCGCGCTGACCGCGCTGATGCACGCATCCGCCGCTTATTCCGGCCGATATGCCAGCATCCTTGATGGCTATGCGCTCACCCCCGATCAGGTGGCGCGAGACAGGGTGTTCCTGGCCGTGGGCGAAAACGTAGTCGCCGGCTTTTATAGTCTGACGCTGGTCGGCGAGCCCGAACTGGATCTGATGTTCATTGCCGATAGCGCGCAGGGCAACGGCCTGGGCGCATTGTTGTTCGATCATATGAAGGAGGAGGCACGGCGGATGGCCGTCAAGACCATCCGGATCGTCTCTCATCCGCCCTCGGCCGGTTTCTACAAGCGGATGGGGGCGATTGCCGCCGGCGTTTATCCACCCACGGCGAAAGCGCCGTGGGAGCGGCCGATTCTCCGTCTCGTGGTGTGA
- the crtY gene encoding lycopene beta-cyclase CrtY, which produces MAEIHSCDLAIVGGGLAGSLIALALAEKRPELSLLLIEAGETIGGNHLWSFFDGDVAKEDRWLLAPLVCHAWPGYDVAFPLHSRTLLQPYYSIESARLDRVVRARLPEAAVMTGRKVLGCTATSVSLADGDRFEAKGVIDARGAGDLSALELGWQKFVGRELEIAGGHGLERPIVMDATVAQHDGYRFVYCLPFSPTRLFVEDTYYSDTATLNAGALNRRIDVYAENRGWQVSEIGHEERGALPVVIGGDFEAYWRAGGLRVAKAGMRAGLFHPMTGYSLPDAVRLAVRLAAADDLSGEALHTLTHDYARALWDDRRFYRLLAAMLFRAADPDARYRVLERFYRLPAGLISRFYAARSTFPDKARVLSGKPPVPFWRAVKVARRMA; this is translated from the coding sequence ATGGCTGAAATCCACAGCTGCGACCTGGCGATCGTCGGCGGTGGTCTCGCAGGATCGCTGATCGCATTGGCGCTCGCGGAAAAGCGGCCCGAACTTTCGTTGCTGCTGATCGAGGCGGGCGAGACGATCGGCGGCAATCATCTCTGGTCGTTCTTCGACGGTGATGTGGCGAAGGAGGATCGCTGGCTGCTCGCGCCGCTCGTCTGCCATGCGTGGCCGGGCTATGACGTTGCGTTTCCGCTCCACAGCCGCACATTGCTCCAGCCATATTATTCGATCGAATCCGCGCGGCTCGATCGGGTGGTGCGCGCGCGCCTGCCCGAAGCCGCGGTGATGACCGGGCGCAAGGTGCTCGGTTGCACCGCGACGAGCGTGTCGCTGGCCGATGGCGATCGGTTCGAGGCGAAGGGCGTGATCGACGCGCGCGGTGCGGGCGATCTGTCGGCACTGGAGCTGGGCTGGCAGAAATTCGTGGGGCGCGAACTGGAGATCGCGGGCGGCCACGGGCTGGAACGCCCGATCGTGATGGACGCGACCGTCGCGCAGCATGACGGTTATCGCTTCGTCTATTGCCTGCCCTTCTCTCCGACGCGGCTGTTCGTCGAAGATACTTATTACAGTGACACCGCGACGCTGAATGCCGGCGCGCTCAATCGGCGGATCGACGTTTATGCGGAGAATCGCGGCTGGCAGGTCAGCGAGATCGGGCATGAGGAGCGCGGCGCGCTGCCGGTGGTGATCGGCGGCGATTTCGAGGCTTATTGGCGCGCGGGCGGGCTGCGGGTGGCGAAGGCCGGGATGCGCGCCGGGTTGTTCCATCCCATGACCGGCTATTCGCTGCCCGATGCGGTGCGACTCGCGGTGCGACTCGCGGCGGCCGACGATCTGTCAGGGGAGGCGCTCCACACGCTCACTCACGATTACGCCCGCGCCTTGTGGGATGATCGGCGCTTTTACCGGCTGCTCGCGGCGATGCTGTTTCGCGCGGCCGATCCGGATGCGCGCTATCGCGTGCTCGAACGCTTCTATCGCCTGCCCGCCGGGCTGATTTCGCGCTTCTATGCCGCACGTTCCACCTTTCCGGATAAGGCGCGGGTGCTTAGTGGCAAGCCTCCCGTGCCGTTCTGGCGCGCGGTGAAGGTGGCGAGACGGATGGCGTGA
- a CDS encoding ferritin-like domain-containing protein, with the protein MIDQEKITTVLDAAALRSAERRRFLSLAGRTGAAAGGLALLSACGGNSSSSATPTPTPSPSSTASVEAADISILNLALNLEYLSAQYFSYAAFGTGLPASDLSGPTTPGTVTGGALVPFADPIVAACAREIARDERAHVEFLRSQIGATAVAMPAINIDGGATGAFTTFAQLATVVGAGVPFNPYASDENFLYGAFLLKDVLVTVYKGLTPLIGTPSYVTAASGILGTESYHAGLIRTLLYSKGLTANPGLFSTARDSLDGASTLDKGIAGADATISNIAPVDGNGIVFSRTTGQALNIFFQNKAAVTSGGFFPSGVNGTINMSAASG; encoded by the coding sequence ATGATCGACCAGGAAAAGATCACCACCGTCCTCGATGCCGCCGCGCTGCGCAGCGCCGAGCGCCGTCGCTTCCTCAGCCTCGCCGGGCGCACCGGCGCCGCTGCCGGCGGCCTGGCGCTGCTGTCCGCCTGCGGCGGCAACAGCTCGTCGTCCGCCACGCCAACGCCCACCCCGAGCCCCAGCTCGACGGCCAGCGTGGAGGCGGCGGATATTTCGATCCTCAACCTCGCGTTGAACCTCGAATACCTCTCCGCGCAATATTTCTCCTATGCCGCGTTCGGCACCGGACTGCCGGCGAGCGACCTGTCCGGCCCCACCACGCCGGGCACGGTAACCGGCGGCGCACTGGTGCCGTTCGCGGACCCGATCGTCGCCGCCTGCGCGCGCGAGATCGCCCGCGATGAGCGTGCGCATGTCGAATTTCTCCGTTCGCAGATCGGTGCGACGGCAGTGGCGATGCCGGCGATCAACATCGACGGCGGCGCGACCGGCGCGTTCACCACCTTCGCGCAGCTTGCCACGGTGGTCGGCGCCGGGGTGCCCTTCAACCCTTATGCATCGGACGAGAATTTCCTCTACGGCGCATTCCTCCTCAAGGACGTGCTGGTCACCGTCTACAAGGGGCTGACCCCGCTGATCGGCACGCCTTCCTACGTCACCGCCGCGTCGGGGATTTTGGGGACCGAATCCTATCATGCCGGCCTGATCCGCACGCTTCTCTATTCGAAGGGGCTCACCGCCAATCCGGGCCTGTTCAGCACCGCGCGCGACAGCCTCGATGGCGCTTCCACGCTCGACAAGGGCATTGCCGGCGCGGACGCGACGATCTCGAACATCGCGCCAGTCGATGGCAACGGCATCGTGTTCAGCCGTACGACCGGGCAGGCGCTCAACATCTTCTTCCAGAACAAGGCGGCGGTAACCTCCGGGGGCTTCTTCCCGTCCGGCGTCAACGGCACGATCAACATGAGCGCCGCCAGCGGCTGA
- a CDS encoding TIGR00730 family Rossman fold protein, whose protein sequence is MKRLAVYCGSATPADPIYLEIARNVGRGLAERGIGVVYGGGRLGLMGAVADAALEAGGEVIGVIPQALVDAEVAHRGLTELHVVPGMHERKKAFTDIADGFVTIPGGTGTMDELWEALSWAQIGYHSDPVGLFNAEGYYDDLIAFWHKMATVGFLRLQHRDLLIVADTLDVLLDRMAAHVPTQPIVRMKAEDL, encoded by the coding sequence ATGAAGCGTCTCGCCGTCTATTGCGGTTCGGCCACGCCGGCCGATCCGATCTATCTCGAAATCGCACGCAATGTCGGGCGCGGACTGGCCGAGCGCGGAATCGGCGTGGTCTATGGCGGTGGCCGGCTGGGGCTGATGGGCGCGGTGGCCGATGCGGCGCTGGAGGCTGGGGGCGAGGTGATCGGCGTGATCCCGCAGGCGCTGGTCGATGCCGAAGTCGCGCATCGTGGGCTGACCGAGCTGCACGTCGTGCCCGGTATGCATGAGCGCAAGAAGGCGTTCACCGATATCGCCGACGGCTTTGTCACCATCCCCGGCGGCACCGGCACGATGGACGAATTGTGGGAGGCCCTGTCCTGGGCGCAGATCGGCTATCACAGCGATCCGGTCGGTTTGTTCAACGCGGAGGGCTATTATGACGATCTCATCGCCTTCTGGCACAAGATGGCGACCGTCGGCTTCCTGCGGCTGCAGCATCGCGACCTGCTGATCGTCGCCGATACGCTCGATGTGCTGCTCGATCGCATGGCGGCGCATGTGCCGACTCAGCCGATCGTGCGAATGAAGGCGGAAGATCTCTGA
- a CDS encoding ferritin-like domain-containing protein, with translation MTQDERLVGTPEAPEERRDDRRAFFAAAVGAVAIGAGAFIFSDPVAAQTITDADVLNFALNLEYLQANYYSYASSGAGLGTADTQSGAATPTPGSAIIAGHQATFTDPLVAAYAKEMAADQLAQVRFLRTQLGISAVAQPAIDLGFTATSAFSVMAQRAGVVGAGAVFDPYASDANFLLGAFFLQDLAVSAYQGLIQLISTKAFQEAVCGLMATEGYHAALVRTTLYQKNLITQAQAISDYRDSIDGGSDDDQGITPVSSGSGTVANIAPVDGNANTFPRGSGQVLNILFLNRAAVTTGGFFPGGVNGNITTSAAS, from the coding sequence ATGACGCAGGATGAGCGACTTGTCGGCACGCCGGAGGCGCCCGAGGAACGGCGCGATGACCGCCGTGCCTTCTTCGCCGCCGCTGTAGGCGCGGTAGCGATCGGCGCGGGCGCGTTCATTTTCTCCGATCCCGTCGCGGCGCAGACGATCACCGATGCCGATGTGCTGAACTTCGCGCTCAACCTCGAGTATCTTCAGGCCAATTATTACAGCTATGCCTCGAGCGGCGCCGGCCTCGGCACCGCCGACACGCAGAGCGGCGCGGCCACGCCCACCCCGGGCAGCGCGATCATCGCAGGGCATCAGGCGACCTTCACCGATCCGCTCGTCGCGGCTTATGCCAAGGAAATGGCAGCCGACCAGCTCGCGCAGGTCCGCTTCCTGCGCACCCAGCTCGGCATTTCGGCGGTCGCGCAGCCGGCAATCGACCTCGGCTTCACTGCGACCAGCGCGTTCAGCGTGATGGCGCAAAGGGCCGGCGTGGTTGGTGCGGGCGCAGTATTCGATCCCTATGCCTCGGATGCCAACTTCCTGCTCGGTGCCTTCTTCCTGCAGGATCTCGCGGTCAGCGCCTATCAGGGCCTGATCCAGTTGATCTCGACCAAAGCCTTCCAGGAAGCCGTCTGCGGCCTGATGGCGACCGAGGGCTATCACGCCGCGCTGGTGCGCACGACGCTGTACCAGAAGAACCTCATCACGCAGGCGCAGGCGATCTCCGACTATCGTGACAGCATCGACGGCGGCTCGGACGACGATCAGGGCATCACCCCGGTCAGCTCCGGCAGTGGCACGGTGGCGAACATCGCGCCGGTCGACGGCAATGCCAACACCTTCCCGCGTGGCAGCGGCCAGGTGCTCAACATCCTGTTCCTGAACCGCGCCGCGGTGACGACGGGCGGGTTCTTCCCGGGCGGCGTCAACGGCAACATCACGACGAGCGCCGCGAGCTGA
- a CDS encoding glycosyltransferase: MRIVDVNEIYSPTGGGVRTYIDRKIGIMADLGHELIVLACGKEERIEDRPGGGRVHYVKSPGLPFDKNYGLFWDRDAITRLLDYYDPDVVENCSPWKPAWFVGDWHGRALKSYFMHNDNMAAYAQRWFEGVASAERVERAFAWYTRYMARFLEKYDCVVTNGPALQKRLTARGLRIDAAFPLGIERQHFSPSFRDEKLRRALLAQCELPEDGLLLFGIGRHHREKRWDMIIDAVERAGAHLPVGLILIGHGNQTPALERRAAGSPHIRLFKPVYDRERLASIMASADACIHGCEIETFGLVVSEALASGAPLIVPNEGGAAEVARPEFAETYAAGDAKACAAAIRRLAARDRRLLRRAANVAAGQVVDDRQHAQALVDYYAEQIERRDGVQRAISA; this comes from the coding sequence ATGCGCATCGTCGACGTCAACGAAATCTATTCGCCCACCGGCGGCGGGGTCCGCACCTATATCGATCGCAAGATCGGCATCATGGCCGATCTGGGGCACGAGCTGATCGTGCTGGCGTGCGGCAAGGAGGAACGGATCGAGGATCGGCCGGGCGGCGGGCGAGTCCATTATGTGAAATCGCCGGGCCTGCCGTTCGACAAGAATTATGGGCTGTTCTGGGATCGTGACGCGATCACCCGGCTGCTCGATTATTACGATCCGGACGTGGTAGAAAATTGCAGCCCGTGGAAGCCGGCGTGGTTCGTCGGCGATTGGCATGGCCGTGCGCTCAAGTCGTATTTCATGCACAATGACAATATGGCCGCTTATGCCCAGCGCTGGTTCGAGGGCGTGGCGAGCGCGGAGCGGGTGGAGCGCGCCTTCGCCTGGTACACGCGCTATATGGCGCGCTTCCTCGAAAAATATGATTGCGTCGTCACCAATGGGCCGGCGCTGCAAAAGCGACTGACCGCGCGCGGCCTGCGGATCGACGCCGCCTTCCCGCTTGGTATCGAGCGCCAGCATTTCTCGCCGAGCTTCCGGGACGAGAAACTGCGGCGCGCCTTGCTCGCGCAATGCGAGCTGCCGGAGGATGGCCTGCTGCTGTTCGGCATCGGGCGCCATCATCGTGAAAAGCGCTGGGACATGATCATCGACGCGGTGGAGCGCGCCGGCGCGCATCTCCCCGTCGGGCTGATCCTGATCGGCCATGGCAACCAGACCCCGGCGCTGGAGCGTCGCGCCGCGGGCAGCCCGCATATCCGCTTGTTCAAGCCGGTTTATGATCGCGAGCGGCTCGCCAGCATCATGGCCAGCGCCGATGCGTGCATCCACGGCTGCGAGATCGAGACGTTCGGGCTGGTCGTGTCGGAGGCGCTCGCCTCAGGCGCGCCGCTGATCGTGCCGAACGAAGGCGGCGCGGCAGAGGTCGCCCGGCCGGAGTTCGCCGAGACCTATGCCGCCGGCGATGCGAAGGCCTGTGCCGCGGCGATCCGGCGCCTCGCCGCCCGCGATCGACGGCTGCTGCGCCGCGCCGCCAACGTTGCCGCCGGCCAGGTGGTCGATGATCGCCAGCATGCGCAGGCGCTGGTCGATTATTATGCGGAGCAGATCGAACGCCGCGACGGCGTTCAGCGCGCGATATCCGCGTAA
- a CDS encoding DUF2141 domain-containing protein: MASRRLISFAALATLASALTPLAATAQPVGETEACVNGPGIRAEIVGMKDRQGSLKLELYPATQQDFLRDDRDLIAEGKVFHRVWVPTPQNGPVVICMRVPRPGTYAILFTHDRDGKNKFNFWTDGAGVPSNQKLGRSQPKLANALISVGNGVANVEIRAQYLHGFPPAFGPVGH; encoded by the coding sequence ATGGCAAGCCGCCGCCTGATTTCTTTCGCCGCATTGGCGACCCTCGCTTCCGCCCTCACGCCGCTTGCCGCAACCGCCCAGCCGGTCGGCGAGACGGAAGCCTGCGTCAACGGCCCCGGCATCCGCGCCGAGATCGTCGGTATGAAGGATCGTCAGGGCTCGCTGAAGCTGGAACTGTATCCCGCCACGCAGCAGGACTTCCTGCGCGACGACCGCGATCTGATCGCGGAGGGCAAGGTGTTCCACCGCGTCTGGGTGCCCACGCCGCAAAACGGCCCGGTGGTGATCTGCATGCGCGTGCCGCGTCCGGGCACTTACGCGATCCTGTTCACGCATGATCGCGACGGGAAGAACAAGTTCAACTTCTGGACCGACGGCGCAGGCGTGCCGAGCAACCAGAAGCTCGGCCGGTCGCAGCCGAAACTGGCCAATGCGTTGATCTCGGTCGGCAATGGCGTCGCCAACGTCGAGATTCGGGCGCAATATCTTCACGGCTTCCCGCCCGCGTTCGGCCCGGTGGGGCACTGA
- a CDS encoding DUF2141 domain-containing protein: MLIGAAPVAPLDLSFTNLRSDKGMVRICITIVPKNFPACRDEQHAVTRSIPAATRHLRIEGLPAGDYAVAVIHDENGNGKLDTFAGIPREGFGFSRNPAIGFGPPSFAAARFTLDGAGATQEIRLRYLL; encoded by the coding sequence ATGCTGATCGGCGCAGCCCCGGTAGCGCCGCTTGATCTGAGCTTCACCAATCTCCGTTCGGACAAGGGGATGGTGCGCATCTGCATCACCATCGTGCCGAAGAATTTTCCCGCCTGCCGCGACGAGCAACATGCCGTGACACGCTCGATCCCGGCCGCGACACGTCATCTGCGGATCGAGGGCCTGCCGGCCGGTGATTACGCCGTCGCGGTGATCCATGACGAGAATGGCAACGGCAAGCTCGATACCTTCGCCGGCATCCCGCGCGAGGGGTTCGGCTTCTCGCGCAACCCCGCGATCGGCTTCGGGCCGCCCAGTTTCGCCGCAGCGCGCTTCACGCTTGATGGCGCGGGCGCGACACAGGAAATCCGGCTGCGCTACCTGTTGTAG
- a CDS encoding MipA/OmpV family protein translates to MRALHLIALAGAVAATPALAQQVAESSAEDLSRDTVTVGVAASYLTDYEGSNHYSFFPLPGAIGSINGYSFTVLGNRASVDLIRDKPGQRWDFEAGPIAVIDFNRNARGSINDPRVRALPTRGLAVELGGYVGIGKTGVITSDYDKLSLSLSYRHDITGVNGSAIVSPTVNYITPLSRKTAIALFVTAEHVSKRYVTAYFDVTPADSLASGLPVFSGSGGWKSWSAGAIGTVSVSGDLLHGWKLIGGVTYRRITGDAADSPLVTIAGSPNQWLGALGVAYTF, encoded by the coding sequence TTGCGCGCCTTACATCTTATCGCTCTTGCCGGCGCTGTCGCCGCCACGCCCGCGCTGGCGCAACAGGTCGCCGAGTCTTCCGCCGAAGATCTTTCGCGCGACACGGTGACGGTGGGCGTCGCCGCCAGCTATTTGACCGATTACGAAGGATCGAATCACTATTCCTTCTTCCCGCTGCCCGGCGCGATCGGCTCGATCAACGGATATAGTTTTACCGTGCTCGGCAACCGCGCGAGCGTCGATCTGATCCGGGACAAACCGGGGCAACGCTGGGATTTCGAAGCAGGGCCGATCGCCGTGATCGATTTCAACCGCAATGCCCGCGGCTCGATCAACGATCCACGGGTGCGCGCGCTGCCGACGCGCGGGCTGGCGGTGGAACTCGGCGGCTATGTCGGGATCGGCAAGACCGGGGTGATCACCAGCGATTATGACAAATTGTCGCTGTCGCTGAGCTATCGTCACGATATCACCGGGGTGAACGGCAGCGCGATCGTCTCGCCGACGGTCAATTATATCACCCCGCTCAGCCGCAAGACGGCGATCGCGCTGTTCGTCACGGCCGAACATGTCAGCAAGCGATACGTCACCGCCTATTTCGATGTGACCCCGGCGGATAGCCTGGCCAGCGGGCTCCCGGTGTTCAGCGGGAGCGGTGGGTGGAAGAGCTGGTCGGCCGGTGCGATCGGCACCGTTTCCGTGTCTGGCGATCTGCTCCACGGCTGGAAGCTGATTGGCGGCGTCACCTATCGCCGGATAACCGGCGACGCGGCCGACAGCCCGCTCGTCACCATCGCCGGTTCGCCGAACCAGTGGCTTGGCGCGCTTGGCGTGGCTTATACCTTTTGA